In a single window of the Papaver somniferum cultivar HN1 chromosome 8, ASM357369v1, whole genome shotgun sequence genome:
- the LOC113304140 gene encoding E3 ubiquitin-protein ligase RNF181-like, with amino-acid sequence MDVIKNFKSYNLVRGTIDNMLSDFKAPSCCSGFVTDCVLDRASKLPEIVGGSYLLTASVKITMEENLDVHDPIHADVTDSMEEDSVRRTGASKSFIDALKKEEYRHNNRYSNDTTSCAVCLERILDGSVISNIPCLHMFHSACLVTWLHESNSCPICRRQELVSF; translated from the coding sequence ATGGATGTGATTAAGAATTTTAAATCGTACAATTTAGTTAGAGGCACAATAGATAATATGCTTTCGGATTTCAAAGCTCCGTCGTGCTGTTCTGGTTTCGTTACCGATTGTGTTTTGGATCGCGCATCTAAACTTCCAGAAATAGTAGGTGGTTCGTATCTCCTTACTGCATCTGTGAAGATTACTATGGAAGAGAATTTGGATGTACATGATCCGATTCATGCTGATGTAACTGATTCAATGGAGGAAGACAGTGTAAGAAGGACTGGTGCATCGAAGTCGTTTATTGATGCTTTGAAGAAAGAGGAATATAGACACAACAATAGATACAGTAACGATACCACTAGTTGTGCAGTATGCTTGGAAAGGATTCTAGATGGATCCGTAATAAGCAACATTCCGTGCTTGCATATGTTTCATTCTGCTTGTCTGGTTACTTGGTTGCATGAAAGCAACTCTTGCCCCATATGTCGACGTCAGGAGTTAGTTTCCTTCTAA
- the LOC113304139 gene encoding NEP1-interacting protein 2-like — protein sequence MDHLFEDHFFEDHVSITCSCDVEYCILTPTSAQESNPSLPNKLEIQLLCLHDQIEDGTAVTVSSQFNAGMDVIKNFKSYNLVRGTIDNMLLDFKAPSCCCDFLTDCVLDSASYIPEIVGGSFLLTASVKITMVENLDDPIHAGITESMEEDCVRRIPASKSFIDGLKKQEYRHNNRDSNATTSCAVCLEQILDGSVISNMPCLHMFHSACLVTWLHERNSCPLCRRQVDPAE from the coding sequence ATGGATCATCTCTTTGAGGATCATTTTTTCGAGGATCACGTAAGTATCACGTGTTCTTGTGATGTTGAATATTGTATCCTTACCCCTACTAGTGCACAAGAAAGCAACCCATCACTTCCTAATAAACTCGAAATTCAGTTGCTGTGCCTCCATGATCAAATTGAAGATGGTACGGCCGTAACTGTGTCTAGTCAATTCAATGCGGGTATGGATGTGATTAAGAATTTTAAATCGTACAATTTAGTTAGAGGCACAATAGATAATATGCTTTTGGATTTCAAAGCTCCGTCGTGCTGTTGTGATTTCCTGACCGATTGTGTTTTGGACTCCGCATCATATATTCCAGAAATAGTAGGTGGTTCGTTTCTCCTTACTGCATCTGTGAAGATTACTATGGTAGAGAATTTGGATGATCCGATTCATGCTGGTATAACTGAGTCAATGGAGGAAGACTGTGTAAGAAGGATTCCTGCATCAAAATCGTTTATTGATGGATTGAAGAAACAGGAATACAGACATAACAACAGAGACAGTAACGCTACCACTAGTTGTGCAGTATGCTTGGAACAAATTCTAGATGGATCCGTGATAAGCAACATGCCGTGCTTGCATATGTTTCATTCTGCCTGTCTGGTTACCTGGTTGCATGAAAGAAACTCTTGCCCCTTATGTCGACGTCAGGTGGATCCAGCAGAGTAG